One window of the Solanum stenotomum isolate F172 chromosome 11, ASM1918654v1, whole genome shotgun sequence genome contains the following:
- the LOC125844083 gene encoding V-type proton ATPase subunit a1-like isoform X1 translates to MEYIDNLPPMDLMRSEKMTFVQLIIPVESAHPAITYLGQLGLLQFRDLNADKSPFQRTFVNQVKRCAEMSRKLRFFKDQIQKAGMLPSPRPASQPDIELEELEIQLAEHEHELIEMNGNSEKLRQSYNELLEFKMVLQKASDFLVSSRSHTTAQETELSENVYSNDNYTDTASLLEQEMQPELSNQSGVRFISGIICKSKVLQFERMLFRATRGNMLFHQGVADEEILDPSSNEMVEKIVFIVFFSGEQARSKILKICEAFGANCYPVPEDMTKRRQITREVLSRLSELETTLDVGLRHRDKALTSIGFHLTKWMNMVRREKAVYDTLNMLNFDVTKKCLVGEGWCPIFAKIKIQEALQRATMDSNSQVGIIFHVMDAVDSPPTYFRTNCFTNAYQEIVDAYGVAKYQEVNPAVYTIVTFPFLFAVMFGDWGHGICLLLGALVLISKESKLSSQKLGSFMEMLFGGRYVLLLMSIFSIYCGLIYNEFFSVPFHIFGGSAYKCRDASCSDAQTVGLIKYSDPYPFGVDPSWRGSRSELPFLNSLKMKMSILLGVVQMNLGIILSYFNARFFNSSLDIKYQFVPQVIFLNSLFGYLSLLVVVKWCTGSQADLYHVMIYMFLSPFEPLGENQLFWGQSVLQVLLLLLALVAVPWMLFPKPFILKRLHTERFQGGTYGLLGTSEVDIYEEPDSARQHHHEEFNFSEVFVHQMIHSIEFVLGAVSNTASYLRLWALSLAHSELSTVFYEKVLLLAWGYDSLVIRLIGLSVFAFATTFILLMMETLSAFLHALRLHWVEFQNKFYHGDGYKFNPFSFASLADDDD, encoded by the exons ATGGAGTACATAGACAACTTGCCTCCAATGGATCTGATGCGTTCGGAGAAGATGACTTTTGTTCAGCTTATTATTCCTGTTGAATCTGCTCATCCTGCTATTACTTACCTTGGACAACTTGGCCTTCTTCAGTTTCGCGAT TTAAATGCTGATAAAAGTCCTTTCCAAAGAACATTTGTAAACCAG GTAAAAAGATGTGCAGAGATGTCAAGAAAACTACGATTTTTCAAAGATCAGATACAAAAAGCTGGGATGCTGCCTTCTCCGCGTCCTGCTTCACAACCTGATATTGAACTTGAAGAACTGGAG ATACAACTTGCAGAGCACGAACACGAGTTAATTGAAATGAATGGTAATAGCGAGAAGCTAAGGCAATCATACAATGAGCTGCTTGAGTTTAAGATGGTATTGCAGAAG GCTAGTGACTTCCTTGTCTCAAGTAGAAGTCATACAACAGCTCAGGAGACAGAATTAAGTGAAAACGTGTACTCCAATGATAACTATACAGATACAGCATCGTTACTTGAGCAG GAGATGCAACCAGAACTTTCAAATCAGTCTGGAGTAAGATTTATTAGTGGCATTATCTGCAAGTCCAAAGTTCTACAATTTGAGAGAATGCTATTTCGTGCAACGAGGGGCAATATGCTTTTCCACCAGGGAGTTGCTGATGAGGAAATCTTGGATCCTTCTTCAAATGAAATG GTTGAGAAAATAGTCTTCATAGTATTCTTTTCAGGTGAGCAGGCAAGATCGAAAATACTGAAAATTTGTGAGGCGTTTGGTGCCAATTGCTATCCTGTTCCTGAAGACATGACCAAGAGGAGGCAAATAACTCGAGAA GTTTTGTCGAGGCTATCTGAATTAGAGACCACTCTGGATGTTGGATTACGTCATCGAGATAAAGCTTTGACGTCTATTGGATTTCACCTCACAAAATGGATGAACATG GTTAGAAGGGAAAAGGCTGTATATGACACATTAAATATGCTGAATTTTGATGTCACAAAGAAGTGTCTAGTTGGAGAGGGCTGGTGTCCAATATTTGCAAAGATTAAG ATACAAGAGGCTTTGCAACGTGCGACAATGGATAGCAACTCACAAGTGGGAATTATATTTCATGTCATGGATGCTGTAGACTCACCTCCAACATATTTCAGGACAAACTGTTTCACAAATGCATATCAAGAAATTGTAGATGCTTATGG TGTTGCTAAATACCAGGAGGTAAATCCTGCTGTCTACACCATTGTTACATTCCCTTTCCTTTTCGCGGTGATGTTTGGAGATTGGGGTCATGGAATTTGCTTGTTGTTGGGAGCATTAGTTCTTATTTCTAAGGAAAGCAAGCTCAGCTCTCAG AAATTGGGCAGCTTTATGGAGATGCTTTTTGGCGGTCGCTATGTACTCCTGttaatgtcaatattttcaatttacTGTGGCTTGATATATAATGAATTCTTCTCTGTTCCATTTCACATTTTTGGTGGCTCTGCATACAAATGCCGAGATGCTTCATGCAG tgaTGCGCAAACAGTGGGGTTAATAAAATACAGTGATCCTTATCCTTTTGGTGTGGATCCAAGCTGGAGAGGTAGCCGTTCGGAGCTTCCTTTCTTGAACTCCCTTAAGATGAAGATGTCTATTTTGTTGGGTGTGGTACAGATGAACCTTGGAATCATATTAAGTTACTTCAATGCACGTTTCTTCAACAGCTCACTTGATATTAA GTATCAGTTTGTGCCACAAGTGATCTTTCTCAACAGCCTGTTTGGATACCTGTCTCTCCTCGTTGTTGTTAAATGGTGCACTGGATCTCAGGCAGATCTCTACCATGTTATGATTTATATGTTCCTAAGTCCTTTCGAGCCTCTTGGTGAAAACCAGTTGTTTTGGGGCCAGAGTGTGCTTCAGGTAT TATTGCTGCTTTTGGCACTTGTTGCTGTTCCATGGATGCTATTCCCAAAACCTTTTATTTTGAAGAGACTTCACACTGAG AGATTTCAAGGCGGAACTTATGGCCTTCTTGGAACCTCCGAGGTGGATATTTACGAGGAACCGGACTCTGCCAGGCAACACCACCATGAGGAATTTAACTTTAGTGAGGTTTTTGTGCATCAAATGATACATTCTATTGAGTTTGTTTTGGGTGCTGTCTCTAACACTGCATCATACCTTCGTCTGTGGGCTTTGAG TTTGGCTCATTCTGAACTGTCTACTGTCTTCTACGAGAAAGTTCTCCTCCTTGCTTGGGG GTATGATAGCCTGGTCATACGGCTCATTGGCCTGTCAGTTTTTGCCTTTGCAACAACCTTTATACTGCTCATGATGGAGACTCTTAGTGCATTCCTTCATGCATTGCGTCTTCATTGGGTAGAATTTCAAAACAAGTTCTACCACGGCGATGGCTATAAGTTCAACCCATTTTCTTTTGCTTCATTAGCAGACGACGATGATTAG
- the LOC125844910 gene encoding arogenate dehydratase 2, with translation MAATIVRSPKLSLSLPPPESTTSNLPSLNQSFFTPLPKRRRCISIYACTAGDQSNSAFGGEIKKGQAIELNKVNDENPYEFNAKDSPNPLPRPLTSADLSNMASEGSRLRVAYQGVRGAYSESAAEKAYPNCEAVPCEQFDTAFDAVERWLVDRAVLPIENSLGGSIHRNYDLLLRYRLHIVGEVKLAIRHCLLANNGVKIEDLKRVLSHPQALAQCENTLTKLGLVREAVDDTAGAAKYIAFSKLKDAGAVASLAASRIYGLNVLAQDIQDDSDNVTRFLMLAREPIIPRTDKPFKTSVVFSLDEGPGVLFKALAVFAMRSINLTKIESRPLQKQALRVLEDSVDGFPKYFPYLFYVDFEASMADQRAQNALGHLKEFATFLRVLGSYPSDSGIA, from the exons ATGGCGGCCACCATTGTTAGGTCACCGAAGCTCTCCCTCTCCCTTCCTCCACCTGAATCAACCACCTCAAATCTACCATCTCTAAACCAGAGCTTCTTCACTCCGTTACCTAAACGACGTCGTTGTATCTCGATCTACGCATGTACCGCTGGTGATCAAAGCAACAGTGCATTTGGAGGTGAAATTAAGAAAGGACAAGCGATTGAGCTTAACAAAGTTAATGATGAGAATCCTTATGAATTTAATGCTAAGGATTCACCTAATCCCTTGCCTA GGCCATTAACTTCGGCTGATTTGAGCAATATGGCTTCTGAAGGTTCTCGTCTTCGGGTTGCTTATCAG GGTGTGCGTGGTGCTTATAGTGAATCAGCTGCAGAGAAAGCATACCCCAACTGTGAAGCAGTTCCGTGCGAACAATTTGATACTGCTTTTGAC GCTGTTGAAAGGTGGCTTGTTGATAGAGCAGTTTTACCAATAGAAAACTCTTTAGGGGGGAGTATTCACAGGAATTATGACCTTTTGCTGAGATATCGTTTACATATAGTTGGAGAAGTCAAACTAGCAATTCGACACTGTTTGCTGGCTAACAATGGCGTCAAAATCGAAGACCTGAAAAGAGTTCTTAGCCATCCGCAG GCTCTTGCTCAGTGTGAGAACACATTAACGAAGTTGGGATTGGTCAGAGAAGCCGTAGACGATACTGCTGGTGCAGCCAAG TATATTGCTTTCAGCAAACTCAAAGATGCAGGAGCAGTTGCAAGTTTAGCTGCATCTAGGATCTATGGTTTGAATGTGCTTGCACAAGATATTCAG GATGATTCTGATAACGTCACCCGCTTCCTTATGCTGGCTAGGGAGCCCATTATTCCTCGTACTGATAAACCATTCAAG ACAAGTGTAGTCTTTTCACTTGATGAAGGTCCGGGAGTGCTTTTCAAGGCACTAGCCGTTTTTGCCATGCGGAGTATTAACCTTACCAAG ATTGAGAGTCGTCCACTGCAAAAGCAGGCTTTGCGGGTGCTTGAGGATAGTGTAGATGGATTTCCAAA GTACTTCCCTTACCTTTTCTATGTTGATTTCGAAGCATCAATGGCTGATCAAAGAGCTCAAAATGCTCTGGGACATCTAAAG GAATTTGCTACCTTTTTGCGAGTTTTAGGAAGTTACCCTTCAGATAGTGGAATAGCTTGA
- the LOC125844083 gene encoding V-type proton ATPase subunit a1-like isoform X2, protein MEYIDNLPPMDLMRSEKMTFVQLIIPVESAHPAITYLGQLGLLQFRDLNADKSPFQRTFVNQVKRCAEMSRKLRFFKDQIQKAGMLPSPRPASQPDIELEELEIQLAEHEHELIEMNGNSEKLRQSYNELLEFKMVLQKASDFLVSSRSHTTAQETELSENVYSNDNYTDTASLLEQEMQPELSNQSGVRFISGIICKSKVLQFERMLFRATRGNMLFHQGVADEEILDPSSNEMVEKIVFIVFFSGEQARSKILKICEAFGANCYPVPEDMTKRRQITREVLSRLSELETTLDVGLRHRDKALTSIGFHLTKWMNMVRREKAVYDTLNMLNFDVTKKCLVGEGWCPIFAKIKIQEALQRATMDSNSQVGIIFHVMDAVDSPPTYFRTNCFTNAYQEIVDAYGVAKYQEVNPAVYTIVTFPFLFAVMFGDWGHGICLLLGALVLISKESKLSSQKLGSFMEMLFGGRYVLLLMSIFSIYCGLIYNEFFSVPFHIFGGSAYKCRDASCSDAQTVGLIKYSDPYPFGVDPSWRGSRSELPFLNSLKMKMSILLGVVQMNLGIILSYFNARFFNSSLDIKYQFVPQVIFLNSLFGYLSLLVVVKWCTGSQADLYHVMIYMFLSPFEPLGENQLFWGQSVLQVVLLLLALVAVPWMLFPKPFILKRLHTERFQGGTYGLLGTSEVDIYEEPDSARQHHHEEFNFSEVFVHQMIHSIEFVLGAVSNTASYLRLWALSLAHSELSTVFYEKVLLLAWGYDSLVIRLIGLSVFAFATTFILLMMETLSAFLHALRLHWVEFQNKFYHGDGYKFNPFSFASLADDDD, encoded by the exons ATGGAGTACATAGACAACTTGCCTCCAATGGATCTGATGCGTTCGGAGAAGATGACTTTTGTTCAGCTTATTATTCCTGTTGAATCTGCTCATCCTGCTATTACTTACCTTGGACAACTTGGCCTTCTTCAGTTTCGCGAT TTAAATGCTGATAAAAGTCCTTTCCAAAGAACATTTGTAAACCAG GTAAAAAGATGTGCAGAGATGTCAAGAAAACTACGATTTTTCAAAGATCAGATACAAAAAGCTGGGATGCTGCCTTCTCCGCGTCCTGCTTCACAACCTGATATTGAACTTGAAGAACTGGAG ATACAACTTGCAGAGCACGAACACGAGTTAATTGAAATGAATGGTAATAGCGAGAAGCTAAGGCAATCATACAATGAGCTGCTTGAGTTTAAGATGGTATTGCAGAAG GCTAGTGACTTCCTTGTCTCAAGTAGAAGTCATACAACAGCTCAGGAGACAGAATTAAGTGAAAACGTGTACTCCAATGATAACTATACAGATACAGCATCGTTACTTGAGCAG GAGATGCAACCAGAACTTTCAAATCAGTCTGGAGTAAGATTTATTAGTGGCATTATCTGCAAGTCCAAAGTTCTACAATTTGAGAGAATGCTATTTCGTGCAACGAGGGGCAATATGCTTTTCCACCAGGGAGTTGCTGATGAGGAAATCTTGGATCCTTCTTCAAATGAAATG GTTGAGAAAATAGTCTTCATAGTATTCTTTTCAGGTGAGCAGGCAAGATCGAAAATACTGAAAATTTGTGAGGCGTTTGGTGCCAATTGCTATCCTGTTCCTGAAGACATGACCAAGAGGAGGCAAATAACTCGAGAA GTTTTGTCGAGGCTATCTGAATTAGAGACCACTCTGGATGTTGGATTACGTCATCGAGATAAAGCTTTGACGTCTATTGGATTTCACCTCACAAAATGGATGAACATG GTTAGAAGGGAAAAGGCTGTATATGACACATTAAATATGCTGAATTTTGATGTCACAAAGAAGTGTCTAGTTGGAGAGGGCTGGTGTCCAATATTTGCAAAGATTAAG ATACAAGAGGCTTTGCAACGTGCGACAATGGATAGCAACTCACAAGTGGGAATTATATTTCATGTCATGGATGCTGTAGACTCACCTCCAACATATTTCAGGACAAACTGTTTCACAAATGCATATCAAGAAATTGTAGATGCTTATGG TGTTGCTAAATACCAGGAGGTAAATCCTGCTGTCTACACCATTGTTACATTCCCTTTCCTTTTCGCGGTGATGTTTGGAGATTGGGGTCATGGAATTTGCTTGTTGTTGGGAGCATTAGTTCTTATTTCTAAGGAAAGCAAGCTCAGCTCTCAG AAATTGGGCAGCTTTATGGAGATGCTTTTTGGCGGTCGCTATGTACTCCTGttaatgtcaatattttcaatttacTGTGGCTTGATATATAATGAATTCTTCTCTGTTCCATTTCACATTTTTGGTGGCTCTGCATACAAATGCCGAGATGCTTCATGCAG tgaTGCGCAAACAGTGGGGTTAATAAAATACAGTGATCCTTATCCTTTTGGTGTGGATCCAAGCTGGAGAGGTAGCCGTTCGGAGCTTCCTTTCTTGAACTCCCTTAAGATGAAGATGTCTATTTTGTTGGGTGTGGTACAGATGAACCTTGGAATCATATTAAGTTACTTCAATGCACGTTTCTTCAACAGCTCACTTGATATTAA GTATCAGTTTGTGCCACAAGTGATCTTTCTCAACAGCCTGTTTGGATACCTGTCTCTCCTCGTTGTTGTTAAATGGTGCACTGGATCTCAGGCAGATCTCTACCATGTTATGATTTATATGTTCCTAAGTCCTTTCGAGCCTCTTGGTGAAAACCAGTTGTTTTGGGGCCAGAGTGTGCTTCAG GTAGTATTGCTGCTTTTGGCACTTGTTGCTGTTCCATGGATGCTATTCCCAAAACCTTTTATTTTGAAGAGACTTCACACTGAG AGATTTCAAGGCGGAACTTATGGCCTTCTTGGAACCTCCGAGGTGGATATTTACGAGGAACCGGACTCTGCCAGGCAACACCACCATGAGGAATTTAACTTTAGTGAGGTTTTTGTGCATCAAATGATACATTCTATTGAGTTTGTTTTGGGTGCTGTCTCTAACACTGCATCATACCTTCGTCTGTGGGCTTTGAG TTTGGCTCATTCTGAACTGTCTACTGTCTTCTACGAGAAAGTTCTCCTCCTTGCTTGGGG GTATGATAGCCTGGTCATACGGCTCATTGGCCTGTCAGTTTTTGCCTTTGCAACAACCTTTATACTGCTCATGATGGAGACTCTTAGTGCATTCCTTCATGCATTGCGTCTTCATTGGGTAGAATTTCAAAACAAGTTCTACCACGGCGATGGCTATAAGTTCAACCCATTTTCTTTTGCTTCATTAGCAGACGACGATGATTAG
- the LOC125844926 gene encoding phenylacetaldehyde reductase has protein sequence MANGEGEVVCVAGGSGFIGSWLVSSLLDRGYTVHATVKDLNDEKETKHLLALEGAESRLRLYQIDLLDYDSIVSAITGTVGVFHLASPCTVDEVKDPENDLLSPAIKGTSNVLTASKELGVKRVVVTSSVSSITPNPNWPADRIMNEDCWTDIEYCKQNGVWYPLSKTLAEKDAWKFAKEKDLDIVVVNPGTVMGPIIPPSLNASMQMILRLLQGCTDTYQDFFMGLVHVKDVALAHILVYENKSAKGRHMCVEAIAHYGDFAAKVAELYPEYNVPRLPKDTQPGLLRAKDGAKKLMDLGLEFIEMEQIIRDAVESLKIKGYIS, from the exons ATGGCAAACGGAGAAGGTGAAGTTGTGTGTGTTGCCGGAGGCAGCGGTTTTATTGGTTCATGGCTTGTTAGTTCTCTACTTGACCGTGGCTACACTGTTCACGCTACTGTTAAAGATCTAA atgatGAGAAGGAGACGAAGCATTTACTTGCTTTAGAAGGAGCTGAATCTCGTCTTCGtctttatcaaattgatttgcTTGATTACGATTCAATTGTTTCTGCGATTACTGGTACTGTAGGTGTTTTTCATCTTGCTTCTCCTTGCACTGTTGATGAAGTTAAAGATCCTGAG AATGATCTTCTGTCACCAGCAATCAAAGGCACTAGTAATGTACTTACAGCATCAAAGGAGCTCGGTGTTAAGCGTGTGGTAGTGACTTCATCTGTATCGTCCATCACCCCAAATCCTAATTGGCCAGCTGATCGTATCATGAATGAGGATTGCTGGACTGATATTGAGTACTGCAAACAGAATGGG GTATGGTATCCTTTGTCAAAAACACTTGCTGAAAAAGATGCTTGGAAATTTGCCAAGGAAAAAGATTTGGATATTGTTGTGGTGAATCCGGGAACTGTAATGGGCCCTATTATCCCACCAAGCCTTAATGCTAGCATGCAAATGATTCTTCGTCTTCTTCAAG GCTGCACCGATACATATCAAGATTTCTTTATGGGATTAGTCCATGTCAAGGATGTGGCATTGGCTCATATTCTTGTTTATGAAAACAAATCAGCAAAAGGAAGACACATGTGTGTTGAAGCCATAGCTCACTATGGGGACTTCGCGGCTAAGGTTGCAGAGCTCTACCCTGAATATAACGTTCCTAG GTTGCCAAAAGATACTCAACCTGGACTATTAAGAGCCAAAGATGGAGCTAAGAAGTTGATGGATTTGGGACTGGAATTCATTGAAATGGAGCAAATAATTAGGGACGCCGTTGAGAGTTTGAAGATAAAGGGATATATTTCTTAA